In Cherax quadricarinatus isolate ZL_2023a chromosome 71, ASM3850222v1, whole genome shotgun sequence, one DNA window encodes the following:
- the LOC128700350 gene encoding stress-associated endoplasmic reticulum protein 2 produces the protein MAPKQRMRIANDKAAKNVTQRGNVPKTTKAGDENYPVGPWLLGLFIFVVCGSAVFQIIQSIRMG, from the exons ATGGCTCCTAAACAGAGAATGAGGATTGCTAATGACAAAGCCGCTAAGAACGTTACACAGAGAGGGAACGTGCCCAAAACCACG AAAGCTGGCGATGAGAACTATCCTGTTGGCCCATGGTTGCTTGGCCTTTTCATCTTTGTAGTATGTGGGTCAG ctgtgTTCCAAATTATACAGTCCATCAGAATGGGCTGA
- the CSN6 gene encoding COP9 signalosome complex subunit 6 isoform X2 yields the protein MSAKDMASMEVDEDVAAEATSSSQSLAVESTSQAASGIINVVAPTSPLPQPAQSSASSSSLSVVAGGSNSEVVSGDGGTVMASAGTVGSVSVSLHPLVILNISEHWTRQRAQEGKPVQVLGALIGKQTGRHIEIMNSFELSYDELGGHIIINRDYYTVKEEQYKQVFSDMDLLGWYTTGDTPGPPDLLIHKQVCDLLDSPVFLKLNPMARHTDLPVSIFESVLDLVNGAPTMLLVELQYTLATEEAERIGVDHVARMSSHDTQESSLVAENLQAQYSAIKMLASRVRLIAEYVRASQRGEVEFNHEILRQVNALTHRLPVLSSDKFRGEFYNQCNDVALMSYLGTITKCCNTMNRFINRFNLLHERLAMGRRMRGLFF from the exons ATGTCTGCCAAAGATATGGCAAGTATGGAAGTGGATGAAGATGTGGCAGCTGAAGCCACATCATCCTCCCAGTCACTAGCAGTGGAGAGTACCAGCCAGGCTGCTAGTGGTATTATAAATGTTGTTGCCCCCACCTCACCTTTACCACAACCAGCTcaatcatcagcatcatcatcatcattgtcag TTGTTGCAGGAGGCAGTAACAGTGAGGTAGTTAGTGGAGATGGAGGTACTGTAATGGCATCAGCAGGCACAGTGGGTAGTGTCTCAGTCTCGCTCCATCCTTTGGTCATACTCAACATCTCGGAGCACTGGACACGACAGAGAGCTCAGGAGGGCAAACCAGTACAAG TACTGGGAGCTCTGATTGGTAAGCAGACTGGTCGCCACATAGAGATAATGAATTCTTTCGAATTGAGTTACGATGAATTAGGTGGACATATCATCATCAATCGTGATTATTATACAGTTAAGGAAGAGCAGT atAAGCAAGTATTTAGTGACATGGACTTACTTGGCTGGTACACTACTGGTGATACTCCTGGCCCTCCTGACCTCTTGATTCATAAACAAGTCTGTGATCTCCTGGATAGCCCTGTATTCCTCAAACTGAACCCTATGGCACGTCACACAGAT CTTCCAGTAAGCATATTTGAAAGTGTCTTGGACTTAGTAAATGGGGCTCCTACCATGCTGTTGGTAGAATTGCAGTACACCTTGGCTACCGAAGAGGCTGAGCGTATTGGTGTGGACCACGTTGCCAGGATGTCATCCCATGACACTCAGGAGAGCTCACTTG TTGCAGAAAATCTTCAAGCACAATATAGTGCCATCAAGATGCTGGCAAGCCGGGTACGCTTAATTGCAGAATATGTTCGTGCCAGCCAACGTGGCGAGGTGGAGTTCAATCACGAAATTCTTCGCCAGGTCAATGCTTTGACTCATCGACTTCCAGTCTTAAGTAGTGATAAGTTCCGTGGAGAGTTTTATAAT cAATGTAATGATGTAGCACTGATGTCTTACCTTGGAACAATAACAAAGTGCTGTAATACAATGAACAGATTTATCAACCGCTTCAACCTTTTGCACGAGAGATTAGCCATGGGACGCCGGATGCGAGGCCTTTTCTTTTAA
- the CSN6 gene encoding COP9 signalosome complex subunit 6 isoform X3: MSAKDMASMEVDEDVAAEATSSSQSLAVESTSQAASGIINVVAPTSPLPQPAQSSASSSSLSGGSNSEVVSGDGGTVMASAGTVGSVSVSLHPLVILNISEHWTRQRAQEGKPVQVLGALIGKQTGRHIEIMNSFELSYDELGGHIIINRDYYTVKEEQYKQVFSDMDLLGWYTTGDTPGPPDLLIHKQVCDLLDSPVFLKLNPMARHTDLPVSIFESVLDLVNGAPTMLLVELQYTLATEEAERIGVDHVARMSSHDTQESSLVAENLQAQYSAIKMLASRVRLIAEYVRASQRGEVEFNHEILRQVNALTHRLPVLSSDKFRGEFYNQCNDVALMSYLGTITKCCNTMNRFINRFNLLHERLAMGRRMRGLFF; encoded by the exons ATGTCTGCCAAAGATATGGCAAGTATGGAAGTGGATGAAGATGTGGCAGCTGAAGCCACATCATCCTCCCAGTCACTAGCAGTGGAGAGTACCAGCCAGGCTGCTAGTGGTATTATAAATGTTGTTGCCCCCACCTCACCTTTACCACAACCAGCTcaatcatcagcatcatcatcatcattgtcag GAGGCAGTAACAGTGAGGTAGTTAGTGGAGATGGAGGTACTGTAATGGCATCAGCAGGCACAGTGGGTAGTGTCTCAGTCTCGCTCCATCCTTTGGTCATACTCAACATCTCGGAGCACTGGACACGACAGAGAGCTCAGGAGGGCAAACCAGTACAAG TACTGGGAGCTCTGATTGGTAAGCAGACTGGTCGCCACATAGAGATAATGAATTCTTTCGAATTGAGTTACGATGAATTAGGTGGACATATCATCATCAATCGTGATTATTATACAGTTAAGGAAGAGCAGT atAAGCAAGTATTTAGTGACATGGACTTACTTGGCTGGTACACTACTGGTGATACTCCTGGCCCTCCTGACCTCTTGATTCATAAACAAGTCTGTGATCTCCTGGATAGCCCTGTATTCCTCAAACTGAACCCTATGGCACGTCACACAGAT CTTCCAGTAAGCATATTTGAAAGTGTCTTGGACTTAGTAAATGGGGCTCCTACCATGCTGTTGGTAGAATTGCAGTACACCTTGGCTACCGAAGAGGCTGAGCGTATTGGTGTGGACCACGTTGCCAGGATGTCATCCCATGACACTCAGGAGAGCTCACTTG TTGCAGAAAATCTTCAAGCACAATATAGTGCCATCAAGATGCTGGCAAGCCGGGTACGCTTAATTGCAGAATATGTTCGTGCCAGCCAACGTGGCGAGGTGGAGTTCAATCACGAAATTCTTCGCCAGGTCAATGCTTTGACTCATCGACTTCCAGTCTTAAGTAGTGATAAGTTCCGTGGAGAGTTTTATAAT cAATGTAATGATGTAGCACTGATGTCTTACCTTGGAACAATAACAAAGTGCTGTAATACAATGAACAGATTTATCAACCGCTTCAACCTTTTGCACGAGAGATTAGCCATGGGACGCCGGATGCGAGGCCTTTTCTTTTAA
- the CSN6 gene encoding COP9 signalosome complex subunit 6 isoform X1: MSAKDMASMEVDEDVAAEATSSSQSLAVESTSQAASGIINVVAPTSPLPQPAQSSASSSSLSGLCVVVAGGSNSEVVSGDGGTVMASAGTVGSVSVSLHPLVILNISEHWTRQRAQEGKPVQVLGALIGKQTGRHIEIMNSFELSYDELGGHIIINRDYYTVKEEQYKQVFSDMDLLGWYTTGDTPGPPDLLIHKQVCDLLDSPVFLKLNPMARHTDLPVSIFESVLDLVNGAPTMLLVELQYTLATEEAERIGVDHVARMSSHDTQESSLVAENLQAQYSAIKMLASRVRLIAEYVRASQRGEVEFNHEILRQVNALTHRLPVLSSDKFRGEFYNQCNDVALMSYLGTITKCCNTMNRFINRFNLLHERLAMGRRMRGLFF, translated from the exons ATGTCTGCCAAAGATATGGCAAGTATGGAAGTGGATGAAGATGTGGCAGCTGAAGCCACATCATCCTCCCAGTCACTAGCAGTGGAGAGTACCAGCCAGGCTGCTAGTGGTATTATAAATGTTGTTGCCCCCACCTCACCTTTACCACAACCAGCTcaatcatcagcatcatcatcatcattgtcag GACTTTGTGTAGTTGTTGCAGGAGGCAGTAACAGTGAGGTAGTTAGTGGAGATGGAGGTACTGTAATGGCATCAGCAGGCACAGTGGGTAGTGTCTCAGTCTCGCTCCATCCTTTGGTCATACTCAACATCTCGGAGCACTGGACACGACAGAGAGCTCAGGAGGGCAAACCAGTACAAG TACTGGGAGCTCTGATTGGTAAGCAGACTGGTCGCCACATAGAGATAATGAATTCTTTCGAATTGAGTTACGATGAATTAGGTGGACATATCATCATCAATCGTGATTATTATACAGTTAAGGAAGAGCAGT atAAGCAAGTATTTAGTGACATGGACTTACTTGGCTGGTACACTACTGGTGATACTCCTGGCCCTCCTGACCTCTTGATTCATAAACAAGTCTGTGATCTCCTGGATAGCCCTGTATTCCTCAAACTGAACCCTATGGCACGTCACACAGAT CTTCCAGTAAGCATATTTGAAAGTGTCTTGGACTTAGTAAATGGGGCTCCTACCATGCTGTTGGTAGAATTGCAGTACACCTTGGCTACCGAAGAGGCTGAGCGTATTGGTGTGGACCACGTTGCCAGGATGTCATCCCATGACACTCAGGAGAGCTCACTTG TTGCAGAAAATCTTCAAGCACAATATAGTGCCATCAAGATGCTGGCAAGCCGGGTACGCTTAATTGCAGAATATGTTCGTGCCAGCCAACGTGGCGAGGTGGAGTTCAATCACGAAATTCTTCGCCAGGTCAATGCTTTGACTCATCGACTTCCAGTCTTAAGTAGTGATAAGTTCCGTGGAGAGTTTTATAAT cAATGTAATGATGTAGCACTGATGTCTTACCTTGGAACAATAACAAAGTGCTGTAATACAATGAACAGATTTATCAACCGCTTCAACCTTTTGCACGAGAGATTAGCCATGGGACGCCGGATGCGAGGCCTTTTCTTTTAA